One Mycobacterium marseillense DNA window includes the following coding sequences:
- a CDS encoding hemerythrin domain-containing protein, protein MNAYDVLKEHHIVIKGLGRKISDAPVNSEERHELFDDLLIELDIHFRIEDDLYYPALRAATKLIAVAHAEHRQVVDQLSVLLRTPQSSPGYEDEWNSFKTVLEAHADEEERDMIPAPPEVKITDDELEELGNKMAAKMEQYRGSAAYKMRTKGRAALVRSL, encoded by the coding sequence TTGAACGCCTACGACGTGCTCAAGGAACATCACATCGTGATCAAGGGCCTCGGCCGCAAGATCAGCGACGCGCCGGTGAATTCCGAAGAGCGACATGAACTTTTCGACGATTTGCTGATCGAGCTCGACATCCACTTCCGGATCGAGGACGACCTGTACTACCCGGCGCTGCGCGCGGCCACCAAGCTGATCGCGGTCGCCCACGCCGAACACCGCCAAGTCGTCGACCAGCTTTCGGTGCTGCTGCGCACCCCACAAAGCTCGCCCGGCTACGAGGACGAGTGGAACTCCTTCAAGACGGTGCTGGAGGCGCACGCCGACGAGGAGGAACGCGACATGATCCCGGCCCCGCCGGAGGTCAAGATCACCGACGACGAACTCGAAGAGCTCGGCAACAAAATGGCCGCGAAGATGGAGCAATACCGGGGCTCCGCGGCGTACAAGATGCGTACCAAGGGTCGCGCGGCGCTGGTGCGCTCCCTCTAG
- a CDS encoding Rieske 2Fe-2S domain-containing protein, translating into MVGRPRGGRLQRVGSKVLAAIGRQEWMDRPSYRFEHLLSFAYNGLGGARNSVANALNGVWLGHPVHPPLASLTSGALGTTVALDALSLLPGQPASEVVDASRFASRALGVGILASLGSAVTGVTDWQHTHEEDRRVGAVHGLLNVAATALYMQSWWDRRKGRHGRGIVLTALGYGITVAGSYLGGALVFDSGIGIDQSGPRLRTSTWTPVLPASSLNGKPVRVEVDGVGLVVCQTEPGEVAAYGEFCPHLAAPMADGWMDRGRLVCPWHGSWFAAESGEVVRGPAAAPLPCYEARLVDGVVEVRGEQQHAPGGAVGIAKGGAN; encoded by the coding sequence ATGGTGGGTCGGCCACGCGGGGGTCGATTGCAGCGGGTCGGATCGAAGGTTCTGGCCGCTATCGGGCGCCAGGAGTGGATGGATCGACCGAGCTATCGGTTCGAACACCTGCTCAGCTTCGCCTACAACGGGCTGGGCGGCGCCCGCAACAGCGTCGCCAACGCGCTCAACGGGGTGTGGCTCGGGCACCCGGTGCACCCGCCGCTGGCGTCGCTGACCAGTGGCGCGCTCGGCACGACGGTGGCACTGGACGCGCTCAGCCTGCTGCCGGGCCAGCCCGCGTCCGAGGTCGTCGACGCCTCGCGCTTCGCCTCCCGCGCCCTCGGGGTCGGCATTCTGGCGAGCCTGGGCTCGGCCGTCACCGGCGTCACCGACTGGCAGCACACCCACGAGGAGGACCGCCGGGTCGGCGCCGTACACGGCCTGCTAAACGTGGCCGCCACCGCGCTGTACATGCAGTCGTGGTGGGACCGGCGCAAGGGGCGCCACGGGCGGGGCATCGTGCTCACCGCGCTGGGCTACGGCATCACCGTCGCCGGCAGCTACCTCGGTGGGGCGCTGGTTTTCGACTCCGGCATCGGCATCGACCAGTCGGGCCCGCGGCTGCGTACCTCCACCTGGACACCGGTGCTGCCGGCGAGCTCGCTCAACGGCAAACCGGTACGCGTCGAGGTCGACGGGGTGGGCCTGGTGGTCTGTCAGACCGAGCCAGGAGAAGTCGCGGCGTACGGCGAATTCTGCCCTCACCTGGCCGCCCCGATGGCCGACGGCTGGATGGACCGTGGCCGGTTGGTGTGCCCCTGGCACGGCTCGTGGTTCGCCGCCGAGTCGGGCGAGGTGGTGCGCGGTCCGGCAGCGGCGCCGCTGCCGTGCTACGAGGCCCGGTTGGTCGACGGGGTGGTCGAAGTCCGCGGTGAGCAGCAGCACGCTCCCGGCGGCGCGGTCGGAATCGCTAAAGGAGGAGCCAATTGA
- a CDS encoding aromatic ring-hydroxylating dioxygenase subunit alpha: MAGQSDELVGVFDNVRRGMIPAHIYNDRELFALEKERLFGRAWTFVGHESEIRHDGDYVVRRVLDDSFIITRDSTGEVRALFNMCLHRGMQVCRAEMGNASNFRCPYHGWTYRNDGRLTGLPFHREAYGGDEGFAKNQTLLPAPNFASYNGLLFISLDPNADPLQDFLGDFRFYLDYYTKQSAGGVEVRGPQRWRIKANWKIGAENFAGDMYHTPHTHASIVDIGLFREPKAQKRKDGATYWAHRGGGTTYKLPPGNFEERMRYVGYPDDMIDRIRDVWTPQQQRVVGEDGFMISAATCFPNLSFVHNWPKLPGSEQVLPFISIRLWQPISENETEVCSWFAVDSAAPPQYKQDSYKAYLMCFGSTGMFEQDDVENWVSLTTTAGGSMARRLLLNSRMGLLADDRPVVEALAPNAFHGPGRAQVGYNEHNQRALLTMWADYLQGVGA; this comes from the coding sequence ATGGCGGGCCAAAGCGACGAATTGGTCGGGGTGTTCGACAACGTGCGCCGCGGGATGATCCCCGCGCACATCTACAACGACCGGGAACTGTTCGCGCTGGAAAAGGAACGGCTATTCGGCCGGGCGTGGACGTTCGTGGGTCACGAGTCCGAAATCCGGCACGACGGCGACTACGTGGTGCGCCGGGTCCTCGACGACTCGTTCATCATCACCCGCGATTCCACCGGGGAGGTCCGGGCGCTGTTCAATATGTGCCTGCACCGCGGGATGCAGGTCTGTCGCGCGGAGATGGGAAACGCCTCCAACTTTCGCTGCCCGTACCACGGCTGGACCTACCGCAACGACGGCCGGCTCACCGGGCTTCCCTTCCACCGGGAGGCCTACGGCGGAGACGAGGGCTTTGCCAAAAACCAAACCCTGTTGCCCGCACCGAATTTCGCGAGCTACAACGGCCTGCTGTTTATCAGCCTGGATCCGAATGCCGATCCGCTGCAAGACTTCCTGGGCGACTTCAGGTTCTACCTGGACTACTACACCAAACAAAGCGCCGGTGGCGTCGAGGTGCGTGGGCCGCAGCGCTGGCGGATCAAGGCGAACTGGAAGATCGGCGCGGAGAACTTCGCCGGCGACATGTACCACACCCCGCACACCCACGCGTCGATCGTGGACATCGGCCTGTTCCGCGAGCCAAAAGCCCAGAAGCGCAAGGACGGCGCCACCTACTGGGCGCACCGCGGCGGGGGTACCACCTACAAACTGCCCCCCGGCAACTTCGAGGAGCGGATGCGCTACGTCGGTTATCCCGACGACATGATCGACCGGATCAGGGACGTGTGGACGCCGCAACAGCAGCGGGTGGTCGGCGAGGACGGGTTCATGATCTCGGCCGCGACCTGCTTTCCCAACCTGAGTTTCGTGCACAACTGGCCCAAGCTGCCCGGCAGTGAGCAGGTGCTGCCGTTCATCTCGATAAGGCTGTGGCAGCCCATCAGCGAGAACGAGACCGAGGTCTGTTCGTGGTTCGCCGTGGATTCCGCCGCTCCCCCGCAGTACAAACAGGATTCGTACAAGGCGTACCTGATGTGCTTCGGGTCGACGGGCATGTTCGAACAGGACGATGTGGAGAACTGGGTGTCGCTGACCACCACCGCGGGCGGTTCGATGGCGCGGCGGCTGCTGCTGAACAGCCGCATGGGCCTGCTCGCCGACGACCGGCCCGTCGTCGAGGCCTTGGCACCCAACGCCTTTCACGGCCCCGGACGCGCCCAGGTCGGCTACAACGAGCACAACCAGCGGGCCCTGCTCACCATGTGGGCCGACTACCTGCAGGGGGTCGGCGCATGA
- a CDS encoding 3-phenylpropionate/cinnamic acid dioxygenase subunit beta, which produces MRKSVPFNDIRHLEAHQFLVDEAYLLDAQRYEEWLDTLTDDIRYTMPVRVTTARGAGFDTSPGMAHFDEDKYSLTQRVARMGTEHVWAEDPPSRLRHFITNVRTFECDDPEDPAHLVVESAELLFRSRGDVNDGALMSCGREDVLRRCGDRWKLARRTILADEAVLRMQNLAVFL; this is translated from the coding sequence ATGAGGAAGTCCGTACCCTTCAACGATATCCGCCACCTCGAGGCGCACCAGTTCCTGGTGGACGAGGCGTACCTGCTCGACGCCCAGCGGTATGAGGAGTGGCTGGACACGCTGACCGACGACATCCGTTACACCATGCCGGTGCGGGTCACGACCGCGCGTGGCGCCGGCTTCGACACGTCGCCGGGAATGGCCCATTTCGACGAGGACAAGTACTCCCTGACCCAGCGGGTCGCGCGGATGGGCACCGAGCACGTGTGGGCCGAGGACCCGCCGTCGCGGCTGCGGCACTTCATCACCAACGTGCGGACCTTTGAGTGCGACGACCCCGAGGACCCGGCACACCTGGTGGTCGAATCGGCCGAACTGCTGTTTCGCAGCCGCGGCGACGTCAACGACGGCGCCCTGATGTCCTGCGGACGCGAGGACGTGCTGCGCCGGTGTGGCGATCGCTGGAAGTTGGCCCGCCGCACTATCCTCGCCGACGAGGCGGTGCTACGAATGCAGAACCTGGCGGTGTTTTTATGA
- a CDS encoding dihydrodiol dehydrogenase — protein sequence MSDGPITIANEFTEVVVRRVDTRNGSRLLISAPRSGQWITLDALEVEALTWQNPRTLAAMVGKSHAPLLPDDPEEGDGGLA from the coding sequence ATGAGCGACGGACCCATCACGATCGCCAACGAATTCACCGAGGTCGTGGTGCGCCGGGTCGACACCCGCAACGGGTCGCGCCTGCTGATCAGCGCCCCCCGGTCCGGGCAGTGGATCACCCTCGACGCGCTCGAGGTCGAGGCCTTGACCTGGCAGAACCCCCGTACGCTGGCTGCCATGGTCGGCAAGTCCCACGCGCCGCTGCTGCCCGACGATCCCGAGGAGGGCGATGGCGGGCTGGCTTGA
- the hcaB gene encoding 3-(cis-5,6-dihydroxycyclohexa-1,3-dien-1-yl)propanoate dehydrogenase codes for MAGWLEGKRALVVGAGSGIGRAVVDAFRGEGAKVAALERDREKCATLRGQLPDVPVVEGDATTYEANERAVAAAVNAFGGLDTLINCVGIFDFYKGIGDIDPHDLPGAFDEMFRTNVLSHLQSVKAAIPALRRAPASSIVLTESASSFYPGRGGALYVSSKFAVRGLVSALAYELAPGIRVNGVAPGGTLHTDLRGLASLGLGDTRLDDRPDRAAEVAARTPLHVALTGEDHAFSYVFLTSDRSRGITGETVRPDGGFGLGAPTSEPKRTQP; via the coding sequence ATGGCGGGCTGGCTTGAGGGCAAGCGCGCGCTGGTCGTCGGCGCCGGTTCGGGGATCGGCCGCGCCGTGGTCGATGCGTTTCGCGGCGAAGGCGCGAAAGTCGCTGCGCTGGAACGTGATCGGGAAAAGTGCGCCACCTTGCGCGGACAACTTCCCGATGTCCCGGTGGTCGAGGGCGACGCGACCACCTACGAGGCCAACGAACGGGCCGTCGCCGCCGCGGTGAATGCCTTCGGCGGGCTGGACACCCTGATCAACTGCGTCGGAATCTTCGACTTCTACAAGGGAATCGGCGACATCGACCCGCACGACCTGCCCGGGGCGTTCGACGAGATGTTTCGCACCAACGTGCTCAGCCATCTGCAGTCGGTCAAGGCGGCGATTCCGGCGCTGCGGCGCGCGCCGGCGTCCTCGATCGTGCTGACCGAGTCCGCCTCGTCGTTCTATCCCGGACGCGGCGGCGCGCTCTACGTCTCCTCGAAATTCGCGGTGCGCGGGCTGGTCTCGGCGCTGGCCTACGAGTTGGCGCCGGGGATCCGGGTCAACGGCGTGGCGCCCGGCGGCACACTGCACACCGATCTGCGCGGCCTCGCCAGCCTGGGACTGGGCGACACCCGCCTGGACGACAGACCCGACCGGGCCGCCGAGGTGGCGGCCCGCACCCCCCTGCACGTCGCGCTCACCGGCGAGGACCACGCGTTCAGTTACGTGTTCCTGACGTCCGACCGCTCCCGTGGGATCACCGGCGAAACCGTGCGCCCCGACGGTGGATTCGGCCTCGGCGCGCCCACATCCGAGCCGAAACGGACCCAGCCGTGA
- a CDS encoding class II aldolase/adducin family protein → MSDRLERQRTLVAQGCRVAAARGLVDGMLGHLSQRVDDERLLVRCRSDADDGVAFTRPSDIRLVRFDGTAGAPGELDEYRVPNELPIHVETMLADPRHTAVAHLHPPAVVAADLAGITIRPIYGAYDIPGAWLARGGVPVYERAVLIRDSRLGKEMVAAMRGAPVVICRGHGITSAAATVPQAVLQAISLDALARMSLRVRAAGGTLRDIDDADWEELPDLGPAFTAEAAWRHEVARLPSGPPPSPA, encoded by the coding sequence GTGAGCGACCGACTGGAACGGCAACGGACCCTGGTCGCGCAGGGCTGCCGCGTCGCGGCCGCCCGCGGCCTGGTCGACGGCATGCTGGGCCACCTGAGCCAGCGGGTCGACGACGAGCGCCTGCTGGTGCGCTGCCGCAGTGACGCCGACGACGGGGTGGCGTTCACCCGGCCCAGCGACATCCGGCTCGTCCGATTCGACGGCACCGCCGGCGCCCCAGGCGAACTCGACGAGTACCGGGTGCCCAACGAACTGCCCATCCACGTCGAGACCATGCTGGCCGACCCGCGCCATACGGCGGTCGCGCACCTGCATCCACCGGCGGTGGTCGCGGCCGACCTGGCCGGCATCACCATCCGGCCCATCTACGGCGCCTACGACATTCCCGGCGCCTGGCTCGCGCGCGGCGGTGTCCCCGTCTACGAACGTGCCGTGCTGATCCGGGATTCGCGGCTGGGCAAGGAGATGGTGGCGGCCATGCGCGGTGCGCCCGTGGTGATCTGCCGCGGGCACGGAATCACCAGTGCGGCAGCCACGGTGCCGCAGGCGGTGCTGCAGGCGATCAGCCTTGACGCGCTGGCGCGGATGTCGTTGCGGGTGCGCGCGGCCGGCGGCACGCTGCGCGACATCGACGACGCGGACTGGGAGGAACTACCGGACCTGGGGCCCGCGTTCACCGCCGAGGCGGCCTGGCGCCACGAAGTGGCGCGGCTCCCGTCGGGGCCGCCACCGTCACCGGCTTAG
- a CDS encoding IclR family transcriptional regulator yields MPPKRERTGLDAAAGPPAESLAPQYPIESVDNALKLLLLLGEQPQIRLSEATRYLGVASSTAHRLLAMLAYRGFVRQDPVSKAYLPGPSLTGVAFAIFGRIDIARSAAPILRGLSEQLRETVHVGMLDGASVRFVAAVEGPAAVRVASRLGRAMPAHCTSTGKVMLAQLSPPELRALLPHERLERITTHSIASRAELEAELSGVRERGYATNREESEEGVASVAVPIPTRAPGLRLALNAAAPQHRLDTSRYPAVAAALVNAAKEIGDQLS; encoded by the coding sequence ATGCCACCCAAGCGTGAGCGCACCGGCTTGGACGCCGCGGCGGGGCCGCCCGCCGAATCGCTTGCGCCGCAGTATCCGATCGAGTCGGTCGACAATGCGCTCAAGCTGCTGTTGCTGTTGGGCGAACAACCCCAGATCCGGTTGAGCGAGGCGACCCGTTATCTGGGTGTGGCGTCGTCGACCGCACACCGGCTGCTGGCGATGCTGGCCTACCGCGGGTTCGTCCGGCAGGACCCGGTGTCCAAGGCGTACCTGCCCGGCCCGTCGTTGACCGGGGTGGCGTTCGCCATCTTCGGCCGTATCGACATCGCGCGATCCGCCGCGCCCATCCTGCGCGGGCTCAGCGAGCAGCTGCGCGAAACGGTGCACGTGGGAATGCTCGACGGCGCCAGCGTCCGCTTCGTCGCCGCCGTCGAGGGTCCGGCCGCGGTGCGGGTGGCGTCCCGGCTGGGTCGCGCGATGCCCGCGCACTGCACCTCGACGGGCAAGGTGATGCTGGCCCAGTTGTCGCCACCGGAACTGCGTGCGCTGCTGCCGCACGAACGGCTCGAGCGCATCACCACGCATTCGATCGCCAGCCGCGCCGAGCTGGAGGCCGAGCTGTCCGGCGTCCGCGAGCGCGGCTACGCCACCAACCGGGAAGAAAGCGAGGAAGGCGTCGCCTCTGTCGCCGTGCCCATCCCGACCCGGGCCCCCGGCCTGCGGCTCGCGCTCAACGCCGCCGCGCCGCAGCACCGGCTGGACACCTCCCGGTATCCCGCGGTCGCCGCCGCACTTGTCAACGCCGCCAAGGAGATTGGCGATCAGCTCAGCTAA
- a CDS encoding SGNH/GDSL hydrolase family protein — MSGARHAGYRRYVAIGDSQTEGLWDGDDAIGLLGFADRLAVRVDALYPGLEYANLAIRGKRIGHVLAEQVPRALAMRPDLITVCAGMNDVIWPGRSFGPALIDLDRIYAALARSGATVVTTTFPNVAQFLPLGRLVAGRLARINGAIRAAADRYGFRLVDLYGAASMGELDTWALDRVHASTRGHVLFAAAAAEALNLPGSNHDWARPGVQPARRPVAAGAYEQWRWTRESFVPWVWRRLRGHSSYDGREPKRPRLEGLGAASELKRTP; from the coding sequence GTGAGCGGGGCTCGTCACGCCGGATACCGCCGTTACGTCGCGATCGGCGACAGCCAGACCGAGGGCCTGTGGGACGGTGACGACGCGATCGGCCTGCTCGGATTCGCCGACCGCCTCGCCGTCCGCGTCGACGCGCTCTATCCCGGCCTGGAATATGCCAACCTCGCGATCCGCGGCAAACGGATCGGCCACGTGCTCGCCGAGCAGGTTCCCCGGGCGCTGGCGATGCGGCCGGACCTGATCACCGTGTGCGCGGGGATGAACGACGTCATCTGGCCCGGGCGCTCGTTTGGTCCCGCGCTGATCGACCTCGACCGCATTTACGCCGCGCTGGCCCGATCGGGGGCCACGGTGGTGACGACGACCTTCCCGAACGTCGCGCAGTTCCTTCCGCTCGGGCGGCTGGTGGCCGGGCGGCTGGCTCGCATCAACGGGGCGATCAGGGCGGCCGCCGATCGCTACGGGTTTCGGCTCGTCGACCTGTACGGCGCTGCCTCGATGGGTGAGTTGGACACGTGGGCGCTAGATCGGGTGCACGCCTCGACCAGAGGGCACGTGTTGTTCGCGGCCGCGGCCGCCGAGGCGCTCAATCTGCCGGGCAGCAACCATGATTGGGCCCGCCCTGGCGTCCAGCCCGCGCGGCGTCCCGTTGCCGCGGGCGCGTACGAGCAGTGGCGCTGGACGCGGGAGAGTTTCGTCCCGTGGGTGTGGCGGCGACTGCGCGGCCACTCGTCGTATGACGGTCGCGAACCCAAACGCCCGCGTTTGGAAGGCCTGGGCGCCGCAAGCGAATTGAAACGCACACCTTAG
- a CDS encoding DedA family protein, whose protein sequence is MNVEPLLHSIPPIAVYAVVGGVVGIESLGIPLPGEIVLVTAALMSSHHDLAVNPIGVGTAAVIGAVVGDSIGYAIGRRFGMPLFDRLGRRFPKHFGPGHIALAEKLFNRWGARAVFLGRFIALLRILAGPLAGALKMHYPRFLAANVSGAICWAGGTTALVYFAGIAAERWLERFSWIGLVVAVVAGLTAAILLRERTSRAIAELEAEHHRKTAETATKADTV, encoded by the coding sequence ATGAATGTGGAGCCCTTGCTGCACTCGATCCCGCCGATCGCGGTCTACGCGGTGGTCGGCGGCGTGGTCGGGATCGAGAGCCTGGGCATCCCGCTGCCGGGCGAGATCGTGTTGGTGACCGCGGCGCTGATGTCGTCGCATCACGACCTGGCCGTCAACCCGATCGGGGTCGGCACCGCCGCGGTGATCGGCGCGGTGGTCGGGGATTCGATCGGGTACGCGATCGGGCGCCGGTTCGGCATGCCGCTGTTCGACCGGCTCGGGCGGCGGTTCCCGAAGCATTTCGGCCCCGGGCACATCGCGCTCGCCGAGAAGCTGTTCAACCGGTGGGGCGCTCGGGCGGTCTTCCTGGGAAGGTTCATCGCACTGTTGCGGATTTTGGCCGGGCCGCTGGCCGGCGCCCTGAAAATGCACTATCCGCGGTTCCTGGCGGCCAACGTCTCGGGCGCCATCTGCTGGGCGGGCGGCACGACCGCGCTGGTGTACTTCGCCGGGATCGCGGCCGAACGCTGGCTGGAGCGGTTCTCCTGGATCGGGCTGGTGGTCGCCGTGGTGGCCGGTCTGACCGCGGCAATCCTGTTGCGGGAGCGTACATCACGGGCGATCGCGGAACTGGAGGCCGAGCATCACCGCAAGACCGCGGAGACGGCCACGAAAGCCGACACGGTCTGA
- a CDS encoding TetR/AcrR family transcriptional regulator yields the protein MTTSDVGTPAASARERVLSAAYELFSRRGIRAVGTDQVIARAGVAKATLYRHFATKNDLVLAVLERREELWTHGLIEEQSRRRGTTPEEQLLAIFDVMHDWFQLRDGYEGCSFINVLLELGPDHPAGQACIIHIDHVRDIVRRRAIAAGLTDVEDFASSWHILMKGAIILAAVGDLDAAKRARRMARALIDEHRPPLVADTGEAV from the coding sequence ATGACAACTTCCGATGTCGGGACGCCCGCGGCATCGGCTCGGGAACGCGTGCTGAGCGCCGCATATGAGCTGTTCAGCCGGCGTGGCATCCGGGCCGTGGGCACTGACCAGGTGATCGCCCGGGCCGGCGTCGCCAAGGCGACGCTGTACCGCCATTTCGCCACCAAGAACGACCTCGTGCTGGCCGTGCTGGAGCGCCGCGAGGAACTGTGGACCCACGGTTTGATCGAGGAGCAGTCGCGGCGCCGCGGCACCACCCCCGAGGAACAGTTGCTGGCGATCTTCGACGTCATGCACGACTGGTTCCAGCTGCGTGACGGCTACGAAGGCTGCTCGTTCATCAACGTGCTGCTCGAACTGGGACCGGACCATCCGGCCGGACAGGCCTGCATCATCCACATCGACCACGTCCGCGACATCGTGCGCCGCCGCGCGATTGCGGCGGGCCTGACCGACGTCGAGGACTTCGCTTCGTCCTGGCACATCCTGATGAAGGGCGCCATCATCCTCGCCGCCGTCGGGGACCTCGACGCGGCCAAGCGCGCCCGCCGGATGGCCCGCGCCCTGATCGACGAACACCGGCCGCCGCTAGTGGCCGACACCGGCGAGGCCGTGTAG
- a CDS encoding anti-sigma factor antagonist, producing the protein MNAAIAEQLPTTHLMLSTKLVYELGDPNSTLRATADRSGPAVLIYAGGEIDACNEDTWRHLVSEAASVVAAPGPFVVDVTGLEFMGCCAFATLADEAKRCQQRGIELRLVSCEPIVARIIDACGLSGVLPIYPTVDSALSAAARW; encoded by the coding sequence ATGAACGCAGCCATTGCGGAACAATTGCCCACCACCCATCTCATGCTGAGCACCAAATTGGTCTATGAGCTGGGCGATCCCAACAGCACGCTGCGGGCCACCGCCGATCGCAGCGGCCCGGCGGTGCTGATCTACGCGGGGGGCGAGATCGACGCCTGCAACGAGGACACGTGGCGCCACCTGGTCAGCGAGGCGGCCAGCGTCGTCGCCGCGCCCGGCCCGTTCGTCGTCGACGTCACCGGGCTCGAGTTCATGGGCTGCTGCGCGTTCGCGACGCTCGCCGACGAGGCGAAACGCTGCCAGCAGCGTGGCATCGAACTGCGGCTGGTGAGCTGCGAGCCGATCGTCGCCCGTATCATCGACGCGTGCGGGCTCAGCGGCGTGCTGCCCATCTACCCCACCGTCGACTCCGCGTTGTCCGCGGCCGCACGCTGGTAA
- a CDS encoding glutamate--cysteine ligase: protein MSGHPTVGAEEEFLLIDPRTGEPSPKNADVAAEAERRGVTLQLELSSCQVETTSDVAASAAELGEELRRLRRAAAEAAQAVGVQLLACGLPPATPHEFPVTDTPRYRRIGEEFGMIAHEQGISGCHVHVQVPDRAAAIHVSNWLRPWLPSLLALSANSRVYRNADSGYASWRSVLWRRWPAAGAPPFFDSPEEYDDAVRMLVDTGVILDKDMIYWDVRPSADFPTVEVRVADVPATVDETVLLATLIRAAVMTALESPDDAGRLPPGALRAAYWKAAHDGLSGHTLDLIHGRGAVPARAQLAALVQRVRPALESLDEYEHVVGELDRVAAHGNGAMRQLRAWRRRGEVRDVIAEAATATLS from the coding sequence ATGAGCGGCCACCCCACCGTCGGCGCAGAGGAAGAATTCCTCCTCATCGACCCGCGAACCGGTGAGCCGTCGCCCAAGAACGCCGACGTGGCGGCCGAGGCCGAGCGGCGCGGTGTCACGTTGCAGCTGGAACTGAGCAGCTGCCAAGTGGAAACCACTTCCGACGTGGCGGCGAGCGCCGCCGAGCTCGGCGAGGAACTGCGCCGGCTGCGGCGCGCGGCGGCCGAAGCCGCGCAGGCCGTCGGCGTCCAGCTGCTGGCCTGCGGGCTGCCGCCGGCCACCCCGCACGAGTTCCCGGTCACCGACACCCCGCGCTACCGCCGGATCGGCGAAGAGTTCGGAATGATCGCCCACGAGCAGGGCATCAGCGGATGCCACGTGCACGTGCAGGTGCCCGACCGTGCCGCGGCCATCCATGTCAGCAATTGGCTGCGGCCGTGGCTGCCGTCGTTGCTTGCGCTGTCGGCCAATTCGCGGGTGTACCGCAACGCCGACAGCGGCTACGCGAGCTGGCGCAGCGTGCTGTGGCGGCGCTGGCCCGCCGCGGGAGCGCCGCCGTTCTTTGACTCGCCCGAGGAATACGACGACGCGGTACGCATGCTGGTCGACACCGGGGTGATCCTCGACAAGGACATGATCTATTGGGACGTGCGCCCTTCGGCGGACTTTCCGACGGTGGAGGTCCGCGTGGCCGACGTGCCCGCCACGGTCGACGAGACCGTGCTGCTGGCCACCTTGATCAGGGCCGCCGTGATGACGGCGCTCGAGTCGCCCGACGACGCTGGGCGGCTGCCGCCCGGCGCGCTGCGCGCAGCATATTGGAAGGCTGCCCACGACGGATTGTCCGGGCACACACTCGATCTCATCCACGGCCGAGGGGCGGTGCCGGCGCGTGCGCAACTTGCAGCGCTGGTGCAGCGGGTACGCCCGGCGCTGGAGTCGCTGGACGAATACGAGCACGTTGTCGGTGAACTCGACCGCGTCGCGGCCCACGGCAACGGGGCGATGCGTCAGCTGCGGGCATGGCGCCGACGCGGCGAGGTGCGCGACGTCATCGCCGAGGCCGCCACTGCCACGCTGAGTTGA
- a CDS encoding sulfite exporter TauE/SafE family protein, translated as MFLICLAGLAAGAINALVGSGTLITFPTLVALGFPPVTATMSNATGLVAGSVSATWGYRAELGGQWDRLRWQLPASLAGAALGAYLLLHLPEKVFAEIVPVLLVLALALVVVGPRIQAWTARRAAQAGRSPEHVPPGRMATLVLGTFAVGVYGGYFTAAQGILLVGLMGALLPESVQRMNAAKNLLALVVNVVAAVAYTAAAFDRINWPAAGLIAAGSLVGGLLGARYGRRLSGNALRAIIVVVGLIGLYRLLAVA; from the coding sequence ATGTTCCTCATATGCCTGGCCGGCCTGGCGGCCGGGGCGATCAACGCGCTCGTCGGCTCCGGCACCCTGATCACCTTCCCGACGCTGGTTGCGCTCGGCTTTCCGCCGGTGACGGCCACCATGTCGAACGCGACGGGCCTGGTCGCCGGTAGCGTATCGGCTACCTGGGGCTATCGCGCGGAGTTGGGCGGTCAATGGGATCGGTTGCGCTGGCAGCTCCCGGCATCGCTGGCCGGCGCGGCGCTGGGCGCCTATCTGCTGCTGCATCTGCCGGAGAAGGTGTTCGCCGAGATCGTGCCGGTGCTGCTGGTGCTGGCGCTCGCACTGGTGGTGGTCGGACCGCGGATCCAGGCGTGGACCGCCCGGCGCGCCGCGCAGGCGGGCCGCTCACCCGAGCACGTCCCGCCGGGGCGGATGGCCACGCTGGTGTTGGGCACCTTCGCGGTCGGCGTCTACGGTGGCTATTTCACCGCCGCCCAGGGCATTTTGCTGGTCGGGCTGATGGGGGCGTTGCTGCCGGAGTCGGTGCAGCGCATGAACGCCGCCAAAAACCTCCTGGCTCTGGTAGTGAATGTGGTTGCCGCGGTTGCCTATACGGCGGCGGCGTTCGACCGGATCAACTGGCCCGCTGCCGGACTCATCGCGGCGGGCTCGCTGGTCGGTGGGCTGCTCGGGGCGCGTTACGGGCGCCGGCTATCGGGTAACGCGCTGCGCGCCATCATCGTGGTCGTGGGCCTGATCGGGCTGTATCGGCTGCTCGCGGTGGCCTGA